The window GCCCGGTTCCTACGATCACCCTGGGTGAAAATCATGATTTTAAAGGTACCGTCACAACAGATGAAACTGATAAAACAACTGGTTCCTCAAAGTTTAATTTAGAAGACAGCGATTCCACTCCCTCATCTGACAAAGTAGAAATCATTAATCCTGAAGATGAGGAAGGTATTAGTACCCAAAAACCAGAAATCCAAGGAATTGGCCCGGCCGGAGCTATTCTTAATATTACCATTGAATCTTCAAAAACCTACACCGGCACCATTGTTGTTGATGATTTTGGTAATTGGAACTGGACACCACCAGCTGATTTAGAACCAGGCGAACACACAGTTACCATCAATTATCAAGATGAAAACGGTCTACTACAAACTCTTTCTCGTACTTTTATTGTCTTAGCCGCCGGTGAAGATGGTTTGCCGGCTCTTGAGGCAACTCCATCAGGAACAGCCACACCCTCACCAACACCTTCTCCATCGGTCAGCCCTTCACCCAGCGTCAGTCCGAGTGGTCGAGTTTCAATACCTTCAACTGAAGGCGGTGTTCCTGATTCTGGTTACTTGACACCTACTTTTTTAGTCTTCATAATGGGATTAGTTCTGATTACCTTTGGACTATTTAGTAATATTTTGCTTAAGAAGAAAGTTTTCTAGATGGCTGACCTGTCCCAAGATCAATCGCTAAAACCGAACCCAACCACAAATCCGCCTGGGGATAATCAACCTTCCCAAAATCAGGATGTCCAGATACCAACGCCACCAACTGAACAACCGACTTCAACTCCTTCAACCAGTGATTCTTCTTTTCCACCAATCAAGGAAGAAGAAAAATTTGCTACTCCAAAACAAGAAGAAATCAAAAAGGAACTTTCCGAATTAGGGATTTCGCCTAAAGGTAGTTCTAAAAAAACTCGGGTTTTATTAGCTACCCTTGGTGTTCTCTTTTTGATTGCCACTTTGCCAGCCGCTGTTTATTTAGTCAAGCAAAGACAGGAGATAAAAACTGAAGCTTCAGTCGGTACTCTAGAACATTGCACTTTACCCAATTGTACTGTCACAGTTGGCCCTGATTATCTTTCCTTTGTAGCCAATGGGCACGGAACCAAAACTACCAAAACACCCACGGTTAACCTAAATATTCCTACTGGTTCTACTGTTTTTAAAGCTTTTGCTATCTGGGGAGGAGAAAGAAACGCTGATAAACCTAAAGACAGAAATTTTAATTTAAGTATCAATAATCAGGCAGCTCAACCAGTTACGGCTGAAGCCGAATTTAATACTTACGTTGAACAATACAATAGTGCTCCTGAGGTATTTCTCGCCGACATTACTTCATTAATACCCACAAACACCACCCAATTTAATTTTAGGATCACGGGAGGATTTCTTGATGGTAGTTATGGTTCTGATGGTGGTGGTGGCGCTGGTTATGGTGTTGCCTATATTGTTGTTTACAAAAACCCTGCTAATTCTTACAACAAACTGGTGATTAAACTTTGGGGTGAATTTGTTTTCCGCAATTTATCAACTAATATGGACTTTAATATTCATGATCGAAAAACAGGCTCCGATAAACTCAGAATGGCCTTTTTCTTTGGCGAGGGGGAAGGTTCGATGGTAGGTGACTCCCGACCTAACTACCTCTATTATAATGAAGCAAATAATCAACAATTAAATCCAACCGATGGGACCGCTTTTCCCGCTTGGGGTACTGACCCTAGTGATTGGTGGGATACCAGAATTACTGGGGATGATTTACCGAAAATCAGTGCCTTAAGTAACACAGCTACTTTTCATACTTATTCACCTAACCGGCCCGATGAACCTAATGGTTTACTGGGTGACTCTATAGTCTGGGTTGGTGGTGTTGTAGAATACGAAGTGGAACCCCCAACATATGGCTGTTGGGACGAGTGTAGTACTCAAAGCAATTGTGATCTGGCTGGCTATATCTGTGCTATCCCTACTGGTGATACTAGTCAAACTAAAAGATGTCTTAATCCTCAATGTCCTAGTGAAGAGACTTGTGTTTGTACTCCTCCTCTTTGTACTAGCTTAACAGCTTCGCCATCAGCCGAAACTTTAGGTGAAAGTGATGAAGTTCAATTTATCTGCAAGGGTACGGCTGGAACAGATGACTCAATTGATCGAATTGAATTTAAGGTTCAGGTTAATGATGAATGGCAGACTCCAGTTGCAGCTGATAACATTACCGAATTAGATGGAGAATACGAAGGAAAAATCAACTACACCATTCCAAAAGCAGGTGACTACCAAGTTCAATGTCGGGTTTGCACCACTAATGAACAAATGACTTGTGACGACCAAGGTTGTGCCAGCAGTGCGACTATTAAATGCACTGAGTGGGGTAAAGCAGCAGTAGAGGGATCATAATGAAAGAATTTTTAAAGAAAAATTGGCAAATTAGCCTGGTTGGTTTTACCACCTTAATCTTGGCGGTAATTGCTTTGGCTACTGCCTGGCGTTTATATCAGGTAGGTAAAGAACCAATTGCACCAACTGCACCCACCTCTTTTCCTCAGGCTGACGAACCGGAAGAACCACTCGAAGAAGCAGTTTGTACCTTAGAATTCACAATAGAAGCCATTAGCTGTTACGATGCTTGTACAGTAGATACTGATTGTCCTCAGAACTTCGGGGATGATGAAGTTGACCTAGTTTGTGATGAAGATGAAAACATCTGTGTGAATGAGAGCTGTTCTGATGAAGATGACTGTGTATGTCCAGAAGAAAGCCACACACCTACACCGACTCCGAGCCCTTCACCTTCAGTAGCAGGTTCCCCTGTTCCTAGCCCGAGCCTAGTACCATCACCTTCACCTCAACAAGTTGAATTGCCAGAGGCAGGGATTATCTCACCAACAATCTTGGCGACTCTTGGAGGAATTATTCTTGTTCTGATTGGTCTTCTTCTTTGATCTATTTCCAAGAAGGGAAAAAATAATAAAGATTGTCTAGCCATTTAGGAATATAGAGTCCTGTCCAGTGAGGATAGAAAAAGAAAAAAGTAATGATAACTAGTAGCGAATAATAAATCACTATTCGCGAAAATCTTTTCTTTTTCCATAACCAATTTAGAGCCCAGCCCAAAAACAAACCCAAAAAGACAACTGAAGGTAAATAGTGATGAATAAACATAATCCTGGGTGAAAAAATCCATGGTAAAAAGAAAGCAAAGTAAGCGAAAATTACGATCCCCAATTCTTGACTACGTTTTTTAAAAGCTTGCCAAATGACTAAAGGCAAACTAAACAAACCACCCCACCAAATAATTGGATTGCCCATCGCATAAATATTGGCAATTGCCTCTGGTCGATAGCCTACAAAAAACCAAACCGGCTTGACTAACAAAGGCCAAGACAAGGCTGGTGATTGGTAATGATGAGTGGCTGTTAGTCGCGTATGATACCACCACATCTGCTGTTGTAATTGCCACCATTGATCCAAAGAGTGACTGGTCAGAAAAAAAGGTAAATAAACAAGGAGATAAACAACAATTGGTAAAAGAAGGAAACAAAGAACAAAAATAAAACTGGTTCGCTTTAAAAAATCAAATCGTTTTTTTTGTTTTAAAAACTCAATCAATTGCCATAAACCTAAGATTGGTAAAAGATAAATCGCTGTCCATTTAGAAGACAGCGCTAAGCCAAAACTTAATCCGGCAAACAGATATCTTTTTTCTAAAAAAAGCCAAAGAGTTAATAAACTAAAGAAGAGAAAATAAATATCATTCATCCCGATTCGACTCATTACTAAAAGCAAACCATCAAAAGCTAGGAGAAAGGTGGCGAAAAACGCTACTCGTTGATTGAATAATTTTTTCCCAATTAAGTAAACTAGCCAGAGACAACCAACGCCAAAAAGAGCGCTAAAAAGCCGCCAGGCAAAAGCCGTTTCGCCAAAAACAAAGATCCCTAAAGTTATAAAAAGTTTAGCTAAAGGCGGGTGGGTCCATTCATAAGCCACCCCTTCAGGTGCCTGGTGCCACCACTCCCAGGCCGCCACCTGGCCTTTAGCCATTTCGGTAGCCGTAAAAGCATGATAAACCTCATCAAAATAAAATCTTGGTGGCTCGCCTAATTGCCAAAATCTGAATAAAAAAGAAAAAAATAATAGTAAAATAATAATTCTGTTTCTGGAAATAATTTTTCTTATTTTTGGCCAATTAATTTTAATTCTTTTAAACACCAAAATAATAAAAGCTAAACTAATCAAAGTAATCGCGATTGAAAACAAATTAATCCATGGCCAACTAAAAATAAATTCCCCGTTTTTTAACAACCACACTAAGGCAAAATATAAATTGGCCGTAGAAATTAAAGAAATAATTAATAAGGCAAGACCATACCAAAAACTAAATCCAGTTAAAATGGTGAGAAAAGGCAAAACAGTAAAAATGTGTCTTTCGTGAACCCGAGTGGCAAAACTAAAAAGCACCAGAAACATCGTAGTCATGATTAACCAAATGTCTTCTCTTTTTCTTTTTTGCCAAATCAGCAAAAAACTTAATCCCAAAACAAAACTGATCATTAATAAACCCCAATGTTGATAAGTAATTCCCCAAAAACGGATTTGATCAGACTGCCACCAATGATTGTTAATTGCCCAAAAATTAAAAGCATTGACTGAAGTATAGGGATAAACCGAAAAAGCATATTGATACCTCTCAATTAACAAACCTAAAGGATCCTTAAGGGAAAAAGGCAGAGTGATCAAGAAAACACCAGTCAAAATAGCCGCCGCAAAATTTCTAATGGGTTTATATTTTTGCCACCAGTTGCCTTTTTTCTTTTGCTTTTGCCAAACCAGGAGACCAAGGATCGGTAAAACTAAGAAATAAATTGGTTTCATGGTTAAAGAAAGGCCAATTAAGAATCCTGAAGAAACAAAACGATTACCTAAGAGAAAGTAAACTGAGGCCAAAAGAAGTAAAGCTCCTAGGGCATCAACTTGACCCCAAAGACTACTGTTAAAAAAAACGGCCACGTTAAAAAGATAGCCAGCTGTTAACCAGAGGGCAATTTTTTTAGATTTCTTTTTGAGAATAAGAAAGATT of the Patescibacteria group bacterium genome contains:
- a CDS encoding glycosyltransferase family 39 protein, with amino-acid sequence MSKTYSRITRFFLKRKLLTIFSLAFVFRLILLPYGTHSSDMGLWHYWSEKVVEFGPERFYQEVSFCDYLPFYLYFLGGIDLTWRFLSHFLNFSQDLLFKLPATLADFGTAYLIFLILKKKSKKIALWLTAGYLFNVAVFFNSSLWGQVDALGALLLLASVYFLLGNRFVSSGFLIGLSLTMKPIYFLVLPILGLLVWQKQKKKGNWWQKYKPIRNFAAAILTGVFLITLPFSLKDPLGLLIERYQYAFSVYPYTSVNAFNFWAINNHWWQSDQIRFWGITYQHWGLLMISFVLGLSFLLIWQKRKREDIWLIMTTMFLVLFSFATRVHERHIFTVLPFLTILTGFSFWYGLALLIISLISTANLYFALVWLLKNGEFIFSWPWINLFSIAITLISLAFIILVFKRIKINWPKIRKIISRNRIIILLLFFSFLFRFWQLGEPPRFYFDEVYHAFTATEMAKGQVAAWEWWHQAPEGVAYEWTHPPLAKLFITLGIFVFGETAFAWRLFSALFGVGCLWLVYLIGKKLFNQRVAFFATFLLAFDGLLLVMSRIGMNDIYFLFFSLLTLWLFLEKRYLFAGLSFGLALSSKWTAIYLLPILGLWQLIEFLKQKKRFDFLKRTSFIFVLCFLLLPIVVYLLVYLPFFLTSHSLDQWWQLQQQMWWYHTRLTATHHYQSPALSWPLLVKPVWFFVGYRPEAIANIYAMGNPIIWWGGLFSLPLVIWQAFKKRSQELGIVIFAYFAFFLPWIFSPRIMFIHHYLPSVVFLGLFLGWALNWLWKKKRFSRIVIYYSLLVIITFFFFYPHWTGLYIPKWLDNLYYFFPSWK